Below is a genomic region from Micropterus dolomieu isolate WLL.071019.BEF.003 ecotype Adirondacks linkage group LG08, ASM2129224v1, whole genome shotgun sequence.
CAAACATGCATCACCCCAACATGTGCTGTGAGAGGCAGAGGATGTCAGTTTGAGCTGAATCAACACAGGACAACTATCCTACTGTACTGACAATTGAAGACTTCACATAATATTCCTGTTGATATGAATTATCCAGAGACCATATTAGTGTGAATGACTCAGCTTTTTTTAACCGGTCTTTAGTGGATCGAGCAAAGCCAAGAACCATCAGGCCTTAATAGGTGTCGGTACATAATattaaatagttgaataaattAAACATGTATGTTCTTTAACACCACCACATGCTTTAAAGAAAGTACAGTTATGATGTGACTGGGTTAAAAATATTAACACAAGAAGCCCTCTGTGTAACATGTACATGTTATACATGATGTACTGTGTTGGATCTTTTCAGAGACGACTTTGGGAGGAAATGTTGAGAGAAATGAAGGAGAGAAACCAGCAGATGACAGCATGAACTGGTCCCAGCCTTCATGCGTTCATTTGTTCGTTTACCAAAAGAAAAATTCTGCAATTTATTTTAACTTcagactttttttgtttctgtttcagttaatctGTATTTCAACCTGCATATTGAGTTGGTGATTAACAGCACCAGTTTGTGCAAGCGTACTTAGCAGAACTGATGctttttgaaggcaaagggggGGGGTCACACCAAaaattaatttagatttttattttgttcgctcactttgcattttattAGTTGATAAATATATTAACGTAtctctttttgaaagcattcttacttgacagcatttttccacacctgcctgaAACCTTTGTGCAgtaatgtaacatgttttagtACATGTGTACACGATGTACTACACAAAGTGAAAGAAATATGTTCGATACAAaacagtgttttgtgtgtgtggcaggaTGAACTGGTCCCAGCATTCTTTCGTTCATTGAAAGAGACAGTACACACCAGGATGATTGATATATAGTATGACCACTGAATATATAAAACTTTACAGCTCACAGTCATAGCAATAGTTATAATATGTAGTATAGTTACAGGTTTCTGGTGTGGTGTTCACAGACTATGTTGACACCGCCCTCACAGCACCGCCCTTCCTCACTTGCTGCCTGTGTTACGATATCTGATTAAATCAGCTCACAGTGCTTAGTCACTGAAAACTGTAATAAGAAAAACCACACTGACACAATCTTCAGGCTCCCCTGTTGCAAGGCACCCTGGGACGACATATGTTCATTGATTTCACTGGTTCACCTGGAGACCACAAGGTGCTGAAAGGAATACCTGCAGACAAAAACGTTTCTGCCAACTATGTAATCTATATTTTGGTTACAGTTTACATTGTCCTGCTAGAATTTAACACCTGTCAGTAAAGTACAgagctaaaaaaacaacaacatcatctATCAGAAATCTATATATGAGGCAGAGGTTTCaaaagtgtgaggcgggcctccccagGGGCCTCCAAGCAGTTTCAGGGGAGCTTCTATGAAAGAAATTGAAATTAACATAACATTAGTTATAAAAAGTAAGATCAGCCTTCATGTGCATGATTTGGTTAAAGACACAGTAGTTTTGGGGAACTGTTTTCCCACTTGAAAGAGTCAGAAACCATGAACCATCATGATGCTCAGCTTTATAAAGTGATATGTGTCAGATGTTTTGTTTACAGCATGTTCATTAAAAGTTCATTCAAATCAGTCAATGCAGCTTTCATTATATATCCTGGGTGACCAAAAATGCTTGGACCAGCAGCTGAATCTGGCACAGCTGCCAAATGACTCGATGAATGGCACGCCAATTTCTAATTTAAGAGCAACTTAAAGCCAAAGGGCAAAACTTGTCTGCGTGCACTAACAGAGAGAAAGCAACATCAGAGCAATTTAGAGCAAAGAGAAGTCAGAGCATCATGCTAACCTCACCAGCTCACAGTTTAATGGCCCTGTCACGGAAGTGATGGAAGTTGTATTTAGTACTTATATCAAATATGAGTCTCCTATTCTAGTGTTGGTGAttggttttctttttatgcTGTCATACTTCCACCCCTGCACTGGGATTATTGTTAGTATCAGTAGTGTTGGTATTGTAGTAATACTATGGTATTGACTCAACAGAGGAAAATCCTTGCTTACATGTTCCCCGCTGAGGTGTTGTAATGAATTTACTGTTGGCCAACAACCCAACCAGACTCTCAGTTGTTCTAACAGATTCAATAGATGACAGACGGTGAGACATCTGACTCTTTATTTGAGCTCATAAACAAGCCAGTGGCTCTCTTGCAGCGTGTCTTGCAGCGTGTTTACCTCCTTCTCTCCCACAGCCAACTGTGTCAGGATGTCAGGGAACCTCCTGGGGAACTGTTTATGTAGCTTGCTTGGCGCAGGTGTATTTATTGCAGGTAAATAATAGCATACAATAAGCCAAGAATTAAAAACAACTCGCTGTATTAACAGTGAATTTAAACTGTCTTCGTCTCCTCCTTTCAGGATGCACCATTCTCCTCATAACAGCCTTCCCAGTTGTGCAGATCGCTTTAGGTAAGTGAGCCTCTGACacctcttttattttattttgggaaAACCTTAATGTTAAAAGGCACCTTGAACTATATGTAAAGAGTGAAATGGTTAAAAGGTGGTTTTATATGTTTTGAACTCCTATCATGTTCAGGGGACAAAGTAGATTAACATCAGCTAAACTCTGTGAACCCATCTTTTATCTCTGAGAATGCTTTAAtagttttattcttttacatGTTGCGGTGTAACTCTGTAGTTCACATCATGGTGAGAAGACTTAAAATGTTGTACATTTTgctgtgacaaaacaaaaaaaccctacaTTTCACATTAGAGTTCACTGAAACTCAAGTGGTTACTGTAACAATATCTTATAAACCAAACTCTGAGCCTGTGCGTCATGCAGCAGGTCATCGCTGCCTCGTGTCGGCTTAAATTCACTtaagaacacattttattatcttacattttttaaatgatccGTTGCTGTACATCAGGCAGAAAGCACCGCACACAAATTACAatttaaagagaaataaaacacagtcaagtcaaacaaacaaacatcacttATAAAGAAAGAGATAGTTACATTTGTCAGTTACATGGAGTTATAACATGGTTTTAAATTCATTATATGGGACAAAGAAAGATCATGTTGATGTAGTACATCAACATGATCTTTCTTTAACAAAGAAACCTTTTATTCCCGGGTCAGTGAAAATCCTTGGAACCTGGtgagaatttaaaaataaatcacatttaatgTCGTTATGGCAGTTCAATGCTCAAGTTCAAGTACACTCGAGTTTAACTTTTGTCAAAGATAATGCACATGAATGGAAAATGAGTTTGTGTCAGcttcctgtgctgtgtgtgaacAGGTGCAGCGTACATGTACGAGTGTCCAGCAGCACCAGTCATCCCAGTGTATGTGATGGTGTGTGGGATCATGGCCCTGCTGATGATGGGCCTGTTTGCTTTGTCAAAGCTCTGTCCAGAAGCACCGGGCAACAAGATCTGGAGTCTGTGGATCCTCAGCCTGGTCCTGTTCTTCCTCATCTGGTTCCTCTATGGTaagtcgtcatcatcatcatcatcatcattatcatcatcatcacctttatcatcatcatcatcatcatgatcaTCACGGGGCTGTAAATGAAGAAGATGCTGCGTGTTCCTCATGTTTATATATTATGTTAATCTCAGTTTATTCTCATCAAGGTTAATATGTAAAATTAGCATGATTAATCAGTATTAGAGGACGTATTCAGGtcctttactttagtaaaagtactaataccacactgtaaaaatactctgtaaaGTACTATGTCTTTCTATCTCCAGGCAGTTACCAGGTTTATTCTGTGTATCCACCCAGCTACGTCAAGGACACCATCGACCCAAACAGCTTCAATAGCAGCCTCTACACTCCCACTGCACCTGACAACAAGCCCGGCCTCACCACggagaaccagaaccagagTATTCTCCACCAGACCGGTGGATCGATCAGTGTCAACCAGACTTTAAGGAAGCTGGTTGAAACATTGGCCTTCAGCAACATCAGCAGTCAAATACACAGAGAACGTCTGAACAATGCAGTGCCGTACTGTGACAGGACTGTGTACCTCTTTGCTTTCTGGACCACCACGCTGCTCTATGTGTTCACAGCAAATGCCCTGGGGATGATCATCTGTTTATACGGTGTCATGAAAATTACTGATAAGTTTATTAAACTCCTTGGTATGTGAACTGAGCTGCAGAGACGTTTAAACTGTCACTCTGTGGTGGGTTTGTAGAAAGGAGTTGGCTCAGTCTTCTTTTGGCTGAGTGAATAAATAAGTAAGCTTTGTAATGAAATGTTGGGACTTTGTCTGTAAATACAGTGTGAAGGTCACTCATAATTCTGAATAAGACCCAGTACAAAGCGCCTGTCATCTCTCCTCTTTTAATAATCCTGTTGTAACAACTACTTTAAAGATCTGTGATTCTCGAATGATGGGAAATGTATTAACAGGAGTTATAAAAGATTATTCTTGGTTATTTTCATATCTCTGTTTTCTATGATTTTAACAGCATAGAGAAAAACATCCTTTTCTTTGTATTATAAATACCCTGTGGTAAAGGAGACCCACTGTGAGATTTGATGTGATACCTGATGGGATAAGTTTCAGTTTGAGATGAATCCCTGCATTTAGCAGTTTGGAAactatttaacattatttagTTGATTTTGTTAGTGCTCTTCAAAGTCTCCAATTTATATctgaacagaaaaccaaaaaaactgTACAGTTATAGCAACATGTATTCTGTTttgaatataaatgtatttatatttaatagtcattgtgtttttatatgtgtttatgttcCTGGTCCCTTTCCTGTTCTgtaaattgtatattttttgtatgGCTTAATATAAATTGGGCTTTAATTTAGCTCCATCTAGTGGAAAACACATGGAATTGCAATAACAAACTGCAGTTTGCCGTTTCTAAGGAATGCTCTAtgtgaacattttctgtttgagcacttaggctcagtgtgtgaatgcagatgtagtgtaaaagcgctttgagtggtcgaaaagactggaaaggtgctatacaaatacagagcatttacatgttctcatgttaatgttattaattaacatCTATATACATTATACcatgtgaaatgtattttattaataacaAATCAAAATTATTCTAATTGTATTAACGTGCcagtaaatgttaaatttttaTATAGAGCTACGAGGCGAGCTCTCTTTTTTTGGAAATACAGAAACTTAAACATGTAAACTCCACAGATGAGTATCACTTACAATTTAACATCGTCATGAATTAAATCAAGGACATCTGCAGCCAGGGAATGGAACCCCCTGACTGGTACCAGCTGCTCTAACTGGAGAGTCTTCTGTAAGGAGCTCCATGTTGAGGGTGCACAATATGAAAAGGCAATTCTTCCTAATTTGGAAACAACCCAGGGGACTTTTAAAAACAGCACCTGCTGGACAATGTTTGTAATTACTGACCGCAAAGTTAAGGAGGCAACAAAGATGACTTAGTAATTTGCAGAGATGATACTGCATGCATGAACAACAGATCCCCACAGTTCCCCACAGTTAGTCACAGATGAAGATGCAGCTTGAACATGTTTCTTTCCAGCTTTGGAGGGGAAACTTacggaaataaaaaacaatatgtaCACCAAAAGCTAACATATCATCCATCCACATACCAAGATAACATGTTCCCCTTTCAATGGCTGCCCTTCAGtgacatgaaaaaacaaacatcacatgTCTGTGTAGAGTTgtgtaataatttattaaccattttatttatttcattttcataagTAGTAGGGTGTTATTTTTCAATTAGTTATTGTTGACAAATCCCACTTTTTCACCATCAACATGACAGAATATTTCAGTGCAGATGAAGAAATTTCCTGcaataaataagaaaacaatcagGCAGCGACCAGAAGAAATGGTAGTAAATGAAGACACCATAAGATCCAGCTCCCTTCAAAGAGCCATGATTCCCATTACTAGTTTTCTTGTGGCTATCTGGGAAGTCTgcattgtgtatatatacatacattatgTATATGATGCCTCTTAAATTTCTTCAAATGAATGCAATCACTAACAGTAACCATTGCAGATGCCACACAGCTCATTTACAGTTTAGCAGTATTTCACAGCCTGCGTTCTCTTTCTGTCCACTCAGTGAAGCTCTTTCTGCCGCTAACAACATCCATAGCTCTCTTTTGTTGCCTCCCAAAAGACATTGGTACATATTTTCAAATTAATACTCTTTTCAGGTTATAATTGAACATATTACCCAGCCAAGTGCCTAGCTGTTAAtgatgaggagagagaagaggagcagCAGACATCCATCATCACAGTGTTTTCTAATATCTCAGGGATCAGCGCTAGCCCGGCAGCATCTGTTCCACTGTCAGCCATATTCTCCAAGGAGGGGGAAACCCGATTATCCGAAATGACAGAAGTCTAAGTGAACTGGCTGGTTGTCAACAGGAGAGAGAACGAGCCACCAGAGTGTGTTGgcacaaaatgttttgatgtaAACACTTTTGAGTGCTGGCAGTTGGTGTGGGCCGTCACAAAGCTAGAAAGCCATTAACATGTTGAGTTTTGCTGCTAATGTTCATTTGAGGAGCATCTGCTTGGTTTCATCAGGGCCTGTAGGGCGCGCTGACTTCCCAAACAGTACTTGTTTGACTTGACAAACTCTTCAAAGtcaagtcagtcagtcagtcaacttCTGCGTCTCACAGGTGGTTCAGGATATAATGGTCTGTTTTATGGCATTGCAGTGTAGCTTTTGACATAGTTTCAACATACTGGAGTGTTTTGGACTCTGGTCTTGGAGGCCTTGGTGTCCATACCTCTGCACCCTAAGCCACACTCCACCCTTCAGGATATGCTTCCTCATGTACATACAGCCTGGAATATCAAGTGACCCAAGGAAGTAATCAAGAGAGAGCATCAATGCGAGTCAGACCACCCTCTTTCCCAACCCTCCTCCTGACCAGGGTATGACGTTGGAGAGTTGGATCTGGTGCTGCCCCCAGGAAAGTAAACGAATTCAGTGATACCTCCTAGTTAAGGTTTGGTATAGACTGTCTATACATCCATCCAACGCGAGGGGTTGCCCCGGGTCAACTTCCAGTCCTATGTGTCCAGAAAACTGATAAGGAAACTTCCTTATTAGATGCCTGATCTACTTTCACTGGCTTGCTTGCTAAAGAGAGGTTGCAGGACACATATCACAGTCTCTGTCACAAGCTTTGCACACCCAAACAACTACCACAATGTCAATGAAAAGCACTAACATCCAAAGCTGACCTGCAAAAGTTTTCATCAGCAGGGTTTGCTAATAAGATGCTTGCATTTGTATGATTAAAGCTTATGATGATTACCTGTCAAGGTTAAAATTTTGCCCAAGTGATGAAGGTGACAACTGGTTTATAGACTTCAGCCCAGAGCTAAATGTGGCGGCACAGCTTATCTTACTAGTTTCCTCACTGTCAAGAGAAATTACGACTTTTCATCCAGATACTACTTCACAGTCTATCAGTTAACATCCACAACCAGTGGTTGGAACATGTGTGCACACTTCACATCTTTCCCACTCCATATAACAAGCTTAGTTTCAGAGCCACATTTGAGGTTTATTTACAGCTAGCTTGGGGAGACCGtctagagacagagacacatggCACAGCAGCCTATTGTAAAGCTGTTGTGGTATGAGAAGTTTAAAAGCCCATGATTATAGACCCAGGCATTGTCATGACATCACCATGAATCACCAGAGAGAAGCATCaacaaatatttgttaaaacacACGTGTGGTGCCAAAATCTTGGAATTACAAGACACAACAGAACAACAGGAGCTGTTATGTAATGAGGATTTCAGGGAAGTGGACAAAGGTCTGCAGATATATGTGGAGCATGAGGTGGTCCAGCTCAGTCCTACGCAGGTTTGTAGATATCCTAAAGGAATTCAGCAGCTCCTTGTTAGTGTGGACACTTCTtggaagaggaagagatggtCTGATGCCCTGCCCATGGAGACACCTTGATTTactatactttatttaatgGTAATCTTCCATCATACAACAGACTCCTTTTCTACCAGGCCGTCAATGAACAATTATACGTACTTACACTGTAAGACAACTATACCTGAGAtctattttcatatttaattttttaaacaacctaaaacacaaaacacatatttgAATATTTCCCACAGTTTATTAGCATCTGGTTGGTTTTAATTAAATGGTAATATTTACACGTTTTGACTGATCCAACAACTTCCAACTGAATCCAACATTTAATTCTCAATCAACAACCTTTcctcaacaacaacagaagagGAATAAGAAAAGATGCTTGTGTACATCGGCACTAAGTTCCGTGTGACTGCTGGAGAACATTGTTCTGCCTGCAGGTCAACAACATCCTTACAGTCCAGCAGCAGCTTGCAGTATCAGGCTATGTAGTTCCTCAAGTACACCAGTCTGTGAGGTTGGAACTTCTCCCGACACAGGGGGCACTCCGCCTGTAAAAACACACGTGACAGATTGTTGCACAAAACGTATTggtttttattataaatgaaaaataaacaaatgctgGGCTTTCACCTCATCAAGGTCTGGTAgaagggctgtgcgatatgacaaaTTCATATCCCGATACCGGTaatttcatatcccaataacaatatatatccCGATAtagaaattattttgtaaattcaaaGAAATATGACATTTCTGTAACTCAGCAGGTGTGGAAGAACGGACCctggtgaagttagtttcaagttggatatTAGTTTTGGATATTAGTCAACATATTAGCttttaaggcccatttatactcctgtgtagggtctacgtgcgtacctacgccgtaggctacgcacgtagccatgcatttatacttgtgcgtaggtctgtccgtcattctgcaattacacccccaaacaatAGTCGACAGTAgtgctacagcgtccactgtgttgacttttgccggccgagcaggctaacttccggtttagcgctccgctaatgtaaatgggggtaaaattgtatatgtgctgctggtgtagccttttcaaatgttaccgaccgaatggatcacattctgatagcgagtcatttcgctcgggttgagACGATCAAAtacattgattcactgtgttacagccgccgttttggccgctagtaaatgttactttaaagcgCGAGGTACTTctggtcggctcggaggcattgcgaggctacccagccgaccaatcacagagcttacggtccgcgtcaactcgacgtgtagttacattttgaaggaggtgcacgtcaggcgacagCGTAGCCTCTGCGCAGCCCTATAGtctacgccgtcacctacgccgtcgatttgacgcagaagtataaattgcacctAAGTTGGACACTTGATAGATGTCGAATTCTAACTTCAACCTAACTTCATCATGGTGCAAAGCAGCGTTCCCTCACCAAAATATTGGCGACACAACGATAGAGCATAATTGTAAATGATAGACGTTTTTTTCCCTATTCTCATATCACTAGGGCTGtcgcggtgaagtaatttcccccGCAGTAATATCTTGGGGTTCAACAGCACAGTATAAAGTATTatcacatttttcattaatgaagtaatttggtgccatatagaATTACTATTCTATATGGCACCAGAGTGTCTGtggatctcacctcactgcacagcgagccgccaacagcagctttatggttggagcaagctagctgctgggtcAACAACATACTGTTCATTTCTCTCGACTGTCCCTCAGTATCATAACATCGCCGAGCCTCCAAGATACATTAcgcaatatgctaacgccaagttagctaacctttaaaataaacagtaaaacacggcaacacggcaacacttacagcttccaagtttgaagtcaggtcacgtacagcccatggcgatcCGTCCTTGACCAGTAACTGAGCTTGTTACGcttgtggaacttttgaagcactaatttattaatttaacacgccttgaagtgtaaagtatgaaGTTTGCGATTGTTGGGGTGCTTGCCATCATCCGCGGGAGGCTTGACTAATAGCGCAGTATTTAAATTTTGCggttatcgcgacagccctaTCTGGTAGGGTGAAAATATTTCCTGTTTAGTTAAGATAAATGTTTCTGCAGTTTCTACAGCATGTGGATTCTCGGTGCACTCCCAATATAATCTGTGTAAACGGGCAAGATTAACCTGCCAGAGGACCCTGGGCCCCCAAGTAATCAGTTTTCTACAGTGTTTTCTATGGTGGGATTCTGCCTGGTTTCAGATTTGCTCTGTGGTAATAAGATATAAAACTAATAGGTTTAAGAATATGCAAGAAAACCTATGCGAGCAAACACTAAATCTGACAGGAAAAGGTTTTTACTGTaataaatcacaacaacatAAACTACTAAACCTTCTGCGTGGGTTGTAATAGAACTGGTTTGGGGGAATATTTAGTAGATGTAGACGGAAAGACAAACAAGCAACATCTCCAGATGATCCTGGTATTGTTAATGAATTCCCAACAATGAATTATGTGGTACAGTTTGGTGCAACAGATTCAAAAGAAGAGCCTGACCTTGGTGTTGCACCACTCTGTGATGCACTCCCAGCAGAAGAGGTGTCCACAGGGGGTGGAGGTGGAGTGTCTCCTATCCTCCAGGCATAGGATACAGCGGGCGGCTCTGGGGTCCGAGCTCCGTGTGCACTGAGGGCTGGAGACAGACAAAGGGATCAGCATTGaacttgtgtttttcatgttggtCTTTACTACCAAAAGTCCAGCATGGTTCCTCTCCGGGAACCATCACCTTATCGTGGTGGAGAGGTTTGTGTGCCCCGGTGAAcctggaggctgtgttgtcGGGAGCTTAGtgctcctggtagggtctcccaaggcaaagtggttccaggtgaggggccagactgagaatggttcACAAAGACCCTTGATGACAAATCAagtaagaggaggagagaccctgcCCGGAGGAAGCCTGGGGCCCCTgtctggagccaggcccagagggagggctcATCGGCGAGCACCTGGTGGCCGGGTTTGCCACGGAGCCCGGCCGGGCTCAGCCCGAAGAAGCAACGTGGCACCCCCATCTCCATCCTTTGGACCCACCATCCATTGGAAGATCCGCAGGGCGACGAACCAGACCCGGGCGGTagaggctggctctggggacgtggaacgtcacctctctgtggggaaaggagccggaacttgtgcgggagatggagcgctaccaattagatctggtggggctgacctccacgcacagtctcggttctggaaccgtactccttgataggggatggacactattcttctctggagttgcTCAGGGTGTGAGGCGCAAGGCGGGTGTGGGGATACTCACAAGTCCCCGGCTGAGCACCGCTACGTTAGAGTTTACTCCGGTGAATGAGAGGGTTGCCTCCCTACGCTTTCGGGTACTGGGGGGGAAAACTCTGACAGTTATGCATATGCACCAAATAGCAGTTCAGAGTATTcggccttcttggagaccctgaatggagttctgtatggggctccagtaggggactccatagttctgcATAGACTTCAACGCgcatgtgggcaatgatggagatacctggaaaGGCGTGATTGGGAGGAACGGCCCCCCTGATCTGAAcccgagtgggtgtttgttgttagacttctgtgctagtcatggattgtctataacgaacaccatgttcgagcataaggatgctcataagtgtacatggtaccagagcaccctaggccgaagatcaatgatcgattttgtaatcgtttcatctgatttgaggccgcatgtttcggacactcgggtgaagagaggggcAGAGCTGTCAACggatcaccatctggtggtgagttggttcagggggtgggggaagactctggacagacctggtaagcccaaacgcttttctggcatccctgtggaggttggggacattgaacaggagagtgggcaatgttcaaaacctctattgctgaagctgcagcggaaagctgtggtctcaaggtcttaggtgcctcaaggggcggtaaccctcgaacaccgtggtggacaccggtggtcagggaagccgtccgactgaagaaggaggccttccaAGATTTGTTGTCTCGGAGGACTCCGGAGGCGGTTGCAAGGTACCGACGGGCCCGAA
It encodes:
- the LOC123974874 gene encoding uncharacterized protein LOC123974874 yields the protein MSGNLLGNCLCSLLGAGVFIAGCTILLITAFPVVQIALGAAYMYECPAAPVIPVYVMVCGIMALLMMGLFALSKLCPEAPGNKIWSLWILSLVLFFLIWFLYGSYQVYSVYPPSYVKDTIDPNSFNSSLYTPTAPDNKPGLTTENQNQSILHQTGGSISVNQTLRKLVETLAFSNISSQIHRERLNNAVPYCDRTVYLFAFWTTTLLYVFTANALGMIICLYGVMKITDKFIKLLGM